Proteins from one Triticum aestivum cultivar Chinese Spring chromosome 7A, IWGSC CS RefSeq v2.1, whole genome shotgun sequence genomic window:
- the LOC123148860 gene encoding uncharacterized protein, with translation MDVDDDVEDDDMDFNPLYREGSPSETSSSLTSEAECEGTSFQNQPSTEVLLRNSPGNGNAGDCVLPTESLSAKGACKENAGDCVLPKESLSAKGACKENVPASSSTQLHCENGEGRVNGLGKKPLQTVASFSPPVQNTHPLLHEGTEEDAICRRTRARYSLANYALDELETFLQESDDDGDLQNVDEEEEYRKFLSAVLSGGGDGTQPCQGDETQDEDENDADFELEIEEALESDGGENVENDKNINGRNKKDGHRPQTRKKRPESSRAVNHQQESTKPNLRPIVPNFSPTPQVPGQYPSQNINVPSSSSSATGAAVVKGFTDEQLGQLHILIYEHVQLMIQTFSLCVLDPSKQRVAADVKKMIVELVGYRDQALARKNTIRQQFYFEGQHLRSAISHAFSETSQCQWIPLIKNPVMSILDVSPLHLALSYLSDVAGAVVKYRKSHVDGTPERIRFRKEPLFPSPVLSTGRDANNISQDRPNNVSTSTPASPGQSQPKKSLAATLFESTKKESVALVPFDIARLAQRFYPLFNFSLFPHKPPPAAMVSRLLFTDAEDGLLALGLLEYNNDWEAIQKRFLPCKSTHQIFVRQKNRSSAKATDNPVKDVRRMKNSPLTSEEVQRIEEGLKIFKHDWTSVWKFVVPYRDPSLLQRQWRVANGIQRSYSKSEALKAKRRTYEAKRRQLKASMADSQVGREQETDNDAFEDVENDDDDDDDDDDGDDPYVNEAFLADTENRSMNMMQTGTSLNDECGSAYGRFEQHKRNGTHHGVGAAYIPFSSCASDGPSTKRVFGVTLDEPQASQLSKEKGSHVVKLAPDLPPVNLPPSVRVISQMEFHQNAAQDLFPVPPPTFTECVYTQLNLFPHHSTTDRSQQHGRDARSMEDGAEQDFQMHPLLFQHPREVLSSHSHSIQNLTSHSRNYNLFPFEKVQVEKSNTQTTDGMERAPVNANTIDFHPLLQRPEAEMHVEVPEEDCRPLSNQSDGRIREPPVDDQSTVREASTSKRENGIDMQESTSPCERDTNIDLDIHLCSSVDFRIANDLRSTPSKSRIQPERPVKDRASILNLQPGNASPHHDTERPGEETMQGIVMEQEELSDSEEESQHVEFECEEMDDSEDEQVQGTEPCSTTNKGTSASIVCSELQENNDQCQTQQGLKQVAKQGVGSKRKSRGSSSARSVRAKLKPTDADAEKHTGTRRSRRISRSRSRASESSQAKMPEEAGPEHKSSESRRSRKSPAPS, from the exons AAAGGTGCCTGCAAAGAAAATGCAGGTGATTGTGTGCTTCCCAAAGAAAGTTTGTCAGCCAAAGGTGCCTGCAAAGAAAATGTTCCAGCGAGCAGTTCTACCCAGTTGCATTGTGAGAATGGAGAAGGCCGTGTTAATGGATTGGGAAAGAAACCCTTACAGACTGTAGCTTCCTTCTCTCCACCAGTACAGAATACTCATCCCCTGTTGCATGAAGGTACCGAGGAAGATGCAATCTGCAGGCGGACACGGGCAAGATACTCTCTGGCAAATTACGCACTTGACGAGTTAGAGACCTTTCTCCAGGAATCTGACGATGATGGTGACCTGCAGAATGTTGATGAGGAAGAGGAATACCGCAAGTTTCTTTCAGCTGTCCTGTCTGGTGGAGGCGATGGCACGCAGCCTTGCCAGGGGGATGAAACCCAGGATGAAGATGAGAATGATGCGGACTTTGAGCTCGAAATTGAGGAGGCCCTGGAAAGTGATGGTGGTGAAAATGTCGAGAATGATAAGAACATAAATGGTAGGAATAAGAAAGATGGTCATAGGCCTCAGACTAGGAAGAAGAGACCTGAGTCGTCCAGGGCAGTCAATCATCAACAGGAATCAACTAAACCTAATTTGCGACCGATTGTCCCAAATTTCTCACCTACACCCCAGGTTCCTGGGCAGTATCCATCCCAGAACATCAATGTcccttcctcatcatcatcagcaaCTGGTGCTGCTGTAGTGAAGGGGTTTACTGATGAGCAACTTGGCCAATTGCATATTTTGATATATGAACATGTTCAGCTCATGATCCAAACCTTCTCTCTATGCGTTCTTGACCCATCTAAACAGCGTGTGGCTGCTGATGTTAAAAAAATGATAGTTGAGTTGGTTGGCTACCGTGATCAAGCATTGGCTAGGAAAAACACTATACGTCAACAATTCTATTTTGAAGGGCAGCATCTTCGGTCAGCAATTAGTCATGCTTTTTCTGAGACCTCGCAATGCCAATGGATTCCATTAATTAAGAATCCTGTTATGTCCATCCTTGATGTCTCACCACTTCATTTGGCCCTCAGCTATTTAAGTGATGTTGCAGGCG CTGTTGTGAAGTATAGAAAAAGCCATGTGGATGGCACTCCAGAGAGGATCCGCTTTAGGAAAGAACCTCTTTTTCCATCACCGGTACTTAGCACTGGCAGAGATGCTAACAATATTTCTCAAGACAGACCAAATAATGTGTCCACATCAACACCAGCTTCACCTGGCCAGTCACAGCCCAAGAAATCATTAGCTGCTACCCTTTTTGAGAGTACTAAAAAGGAGTCGGTTGCTCTTGTTCCATTTGATATTGCAAGATTGGCGCAGAGATTTTATCCACTATTCAATTTTTCGCTGTTTCCTCATAAGCCACCTCCCGCAGCTATGGTCAGTAGACTGCTTTTCACTGATGCAGAGGACGG GTTATTAGCTCTAGGACTTCTGGAATATAATAATGACTGGGAAGCGATACAAAAGCGTTTTCTTCCTTGCAAGTCAACGCATCAG ATATTTGTGAGACAGAAGAACCGCAGCTCAGCAAAAGCTACTGACAATCCAGTCAAG GATGTGCGCCGTATGAAGAATTCTCCATTGACTAGTGAGGAAGTGCAGCGTATCGAAGAG GGGCTCAAGATATTCAAACATGATTGGACATCTGTTTGGAAGTTTGTTGTGCCATACAGAGATCCTTCACTGCTCCAGCGTCAGTGGAGAGTTGCCAATGGAATCCAGCGATCTTACAGTAAAAGTGAGGCTTTGAAAGCAAAGAGGAGAACATATGAAGCGAAGAGGAGGCAATTAAAAGCTTCCATGGCTGATTCACAAGTAGGTCGTGAGCAGGAG ACTGATAATGATGCTTTTGAGGATGTtgaaaatgatgatgatgatgatgatgatgatgatgatggtgatgatccaTATGTCAATGAAGCATTTTTAGCAGACACAGAGAATAGGAGCATGAATATGATGCAAACGGGCACCAGCCTCAATGATGAATGTGGTTCTGCATATGGCCGCTTTGAGCAGCATAAAAGAAATGGTACGCATCATGGTGTCGGCGCTGCATATATACCTTTTAGCTCTTGCGCTTCTGATGGTCCTTCAACTAAAAGGGTGTTTGGTGTGACTTTGGATGAACCGCAAGCTTCACAATTGTCTAAAGAGAAAGGTAGCCATGTCGTCAAGTTGGCCCCAGATTTGCCTCCTGTAAACCTTCCTCCTTCTGTCCGTGTGATATCTCAGATGGAATTTCATCAGAATGCGGCGCAGGATCTGTTTCCTGTGCCACCTCCAACCTTTACAGAATGTGTTTACACACAGCTAAATCTTTTCCCTCATCATAGTACTACTGACAGATCGCAACAACATGGGCGTGATGCACGTTCGATGGAAGATGGCGCTGAGCAAGATTTTCAAATGCATCCTTTGCTTTTTCAGCATCCTCGAGAAGTGCTTTCGTCACATAGCCATTCGATTCAAAATCTTACTAGTCATTCAAGAAATTATAATCTTTTCCCTTTTGAGAAAGTTCAAGTTGAGAAAAGTAATACGCAGACTACAGATGGCATGGAAAGAGCTCCTGTCAATGCTAATACCATCGACTTCCATCCTCTGCTGCAAAGACCTGAAGCTGAGATGCATGTGGAAGTACCAGAAGAGGACTGTCGTCCACTTTCTAATCAATCTGACGGTCGTATTAGGGAACCTCCAGTGGATGACCAGTCAACAGTTAGGGAAGCGTCGACAAGCAAAAGAGAGAACGGTATTGATATGCAAGAATCCACAAGCCCTTGTGAGAGGGATACCAACATTGATTTGGACATTCATTTATGTTCCTCAGTGGATTTCAGGATTGCAAATGATTTGAGAAGTACTCCTAGTAAATCCAGAATTCAGCCAGAAAGGCCTGTGAAGGACAGAGCTAGTATTTTGAATTTACAGCCTGGGAATGCTAGTCCTCATCATGACACTGAAAGGCCTGGTGAGGAAACAATGCAAGGCATTGTAATGGAACAAGAAGAATTAAGTGATTCCGAGGAAGAGAGCCAGCATGTTGAGTTTGAATGTGAGGAAATGGATGATTCTGAAGACGAGCAAGTTCAGGGCACAGAACCTTGTTCGACTACAAACAAG GGAACTTCAGCATCAATTGTTTGTTCAGAGTTGCAAGAAAATAATGAccagtgtcaaacccaacaaggattAAAACAGGTGGCTAAACAGGGTGTGGGTTCAAAACGGAAATCGCGTGGGTCTTCTAGTGCAAGGTCGGTCAGAGCAAAGTTGAAGCCGACGGATGCAGATGCAGAAAAGCACACAGGAACTAGAAGAAGCCGACGGATATCCAGGTCCAGATCTCGAGCGAGTGAATCTAGCCAGGCCAAAATGCCGGAAGAGGCAGGTCCTGAACATAAGTCCAGTGAGTCAAGAAGGTCTAGAAAGAGCCCTGCCCCGAGTTAA
- the LOC123148861 gene encoding beta-1,3-galactosyltransferase 6 encodes MSSSSYFGRPSYCAMALVLLLTLLCIAFPAYLRNPVSVASCFTGADVRAAAAAQPAASASAALVADDGGRRPGQLRILLGVHTMPKKHSRRHLIRMAYALQQMAALRGAARVDVRFALCARPMPPEHGAFVALERRAYGDVLLFNCTENAEDGKTYTYFSDLPAMLGASGGEGRRPPYDYVMKVDDDTYLRLDALVETLRRAPREDMYYGVGLPFMDRVSPPFMLGMGYALSWDLVQWITASDMVRRKAKGVEDVTMGNWLNEGGKAKNRVNIFPRMYDYKSAEAKDFLEDTIGVHQPKADIRWAHTLAHFNATSGDLRPSREGSS; translated from the exons ATGTCGTCCTCGTCGTACTTCGGGAGGCCGTCCTACTGCGCCATggccctcgtcctcctcctcaccctGCTCTGCATCGCCTTCCCCGCCTACCTGCGCAACCCGGTCAGCGTCGCCAGCTGCTTCACGGGAGCcgacgtccgcgccgccgccgccgcccaaccagcggcgtcggcgtcggcggcgttgGTGGCGGACGACGGGGGCCGCCGCCCGGGCCAGCTCCGCATCCTCCTCGGCGTGCACACGATGCCCAAGAAGCACTCCCGGCGGCACCTGATCCGGATGGCGTACGCGCTGCAGCAGATGGCGGCCCtccgcggcgcggcgcgggtggACGTCCGGTTCGCGCTCTGCGCGCGGCCGATGCCGCCCGAGCACGGCGCGTTCGTGGCGCTGGAGCGCCGCGCCTACGGCGACGTGCTGCTCTTCAACTGCACCGAGAACGCCGAGGACGGCAAGACGTACACCTACTTCTCGGACCTGCCGGCCATGCTCGGCGCCTCCGGCGGCGAGGGCCGCAGGCCGCCGTACGACTACGTGATGAAGGTGGACGACGACACGTACCTCCGGCTGGACGCGCTGGTGGAGACGCTGCGGCGGGCGCCGCGGGAGGACATGTACTACGGCGTGGGCCTGCCGTTCATGGACCGGGTGTCGCCGCCGTTCATGCTCGGCATGGGGTACGCGCTCTCCTGGGACCTCGTCCAGTGGATCACCGCCTCCGACATGGTCAGGAGGAAGGCCAAAG GTGTGGAGGACGTGACCATGGGGAACTGGCTGAACGAGGGGGGCAAGGCAAAGAACAGGGTGAACATCTTCCCCAGGATGTACGACTACAAGAGCGCCGAGGCCAAGGATTTCCTGGAGGACACCATCGGCGTGCACCAGCCCAAGGCGGACATCAGGTGGGCGCACACGCTGGCGCACTTCAACGCCACCTCCGGCGATCTCCGGCCTTCCAGAGAGGGGAGCTCATAG